The nucleotide sequence ccccgtttctatcagaggcagcagaccCAGAGTGGCGGAGGTGGGTGGGAGAGCAGCTCTATGGGAACCAGCTCCCAacttcctccctccttgctgcctctgataaagaagcagtgggggtgggaggagtgcatgtagttgatcagattaaccgataagcccaggttcATCGGTTAATCAGTTACATGGCTATACACTAATATCCCTACTCCTGATCCAGAcggtggagggagaggagagaaagggtGGAGCAGATGAGCAATCTACAAGAGGAGCAAATGAAGGGCAGGGCAAGGAAGTTTCCGACACTCCCGATGGGagattctgttttttaaatatatcagaCTTGGCAATGCTACTCAATACAATCCTTTTGCAATGAAGCTCATATAGCACAACTTGGAAACACACTGAATTCATTGGCATAGCCAGACAATCATATTTCAAACACAAAGGACTACCTTGTTGTCACCAGTTCCCCCAATACAGTAAAGTTGGGAATCTATATGGGACCAAGCTATACTTGCTGTTTACATGGTGATTTATCCAAGGAATTGTAAGACAGTGGTTACCGCTGTGCCAACCCAGCTAACTGCTTAGCAGAGTTGTCAGTGATCAAACACATCAATATTATTTAGTAAATACTGCTTTTCCTTTCTAAATGACAGGTGTATCTTGTTCCTGATAAGGTTAAAAAGATGCTAGTGTCACAATACACACATTATCTGCTGCTCTTTTTGAAAGATGTTTGTTTTTCTAGTACAGATATCTCCTACAGCTCTGCACATTTAGAACAACAATCCTTTTTCCCATACCAGTATGTGCGTCCTAAGAAGTCATTTCTCCACTCGCCAGGTCTTGGTTTTTCGTGACCTGTCTGTAACAGCCGCAGAGCAACTTCTCTTTCTTGAATAACTAAGTTTATTCTTCCCATAGACTTTTCCACCTGAAAACAATAACCGTTTCAACATGACCCTGAATCCACAATGCTGGTGACTGATCTGTGCTGAAACTGAAGATCTTTTAGGAAAAGCGTTATAGAAAAAAGGGCACATTAAGAGTTTTCATAAGTAGGAACTTCACAAGCAGGAGAATGAGTTTACTATTTCTCATATCTTATTGCACATCTTAGAAATGAATGTTTTAAGTGATCCAAAACATTCACCGTACAGTCATCCCCATTAATTGGTTGTCAGTAGGATGTGAATTAGGCACTAATGGTATTAGTTAAGGACTAGCTGGCTAAAACTCAATCCAGATAACAAGTTGACGCAAGTAGGTTGTGGAAAATAACTGGAAATATGCAGATTCTATCTGCAGTTCTGATTCAGAGTTCATGAGAATGGTTTGTTCACCAGTTGCCCACCAGTGTGTTTGGTTAGAGACTTAACTCCTATTAGATGGCCAGAAAGCTGCAATGACCAAACTAATATATGACCAGAAGCTTCTCAACATTTTTCTAATAGAAAGGAAACCCTATTACAACGATTTATGTTTGAGTAGATGAAGTCTGAAAGGTTAAAGGTAGGGAAAGAAACATGTAAGCAAACAGGAGCATAAAAAACAGACAGCAAATGTTTGAGAAGGAGGCACTGAAAAAGTGTCAGAGAGATGGAAAAAGAACCAAGAAGTCTCAGGTTCACAAAAGCCCAAGGAAGATAGAGAATGAAGGAGCTGAATGCAGCAGAAACTTCAAGGATAAGAATATGGGTGGGCTGCAACTTGGGCCAGGAAAAGATACCAGAAATGATTGTGAAAGGAGTTTCAGTGGAATGAAGAGGTGACCTGTTCTATATGATTTAACACTGAACAAGATAAGAGAGGCTTTGGAATAAGTTAACTTTTATATTGCTGTGAGAGCAAAACGAATCAAGACTATAATTCTGAGAACTGTCTTTTAAAGCTTTACAAACATTGCATCTCTCACACAAAAGTTTACCTGCAGTAATGTTTTTAGTTAATATGAAAAAGTTACCTTTTCTAATCGTTCTGGACTTGGCATAGGTAAATGTTGTCTCTTTGCTTCTTGTTGTAGAGTTAAAAGCATGTTTTTCTCTTTCAGTAGGACGTACCTGGGTCAAAGAATACAATAGCTCAATAAGGTCAGAAATTAGACTTAAGTTTTAGTGTTAACATTCTTATAAATTATTTACTTAAATGGGGATTCTCAATCACAGGGATTTCATGACCGTCTGATATCTTGGATTTCCAACGTCAAATCTGTTTGTTAGAATTGTAAGATACTTAAAAGTACACCTTAAGTAGCACAGgcaaggaatttaaaaaaatctaatttacttttAACAGGCTTTTTTCCTTTATCATTGCACAACACATTACTCAGGATGTGTAAACACCATTATTTACTGTTTTACAGGAAATGGAGGGACAAAGGACTAAAATAATTTATCCCAAGATCACATAGTGgcaaagacaggaaataaaaccCTACAGCAGAAATTAGAACCCACTAGACCCATCCTCTGTCCATAAGACCACATATCATTTTTAcataaaccttttaaaaaaacaaacattaactGATAGATCAAGTTGGAATCTTGCACTGAAGCACAATTCACCAGTGCTACCTGAAATACACTGTACATACTCTTACAGAATTAGCATTtgggctgctccaaccccaaTGCTTTTTAAAGCGTGCACAACTGAGTAGGAGATTGAGTTCACTAGGTGAGCCATGTCTCTTCTATGAAAACTGGCACAACTATCCCAAAAGGACAGGAAACACTACACAAAAACACTTACCAAAGTTTATGCAAATCTTCATTACTTTTATTTCTTAAGTGTTTTGCATGCCACTCATCTCCTGTAAAAATAACAGCAACAAAAAAAGTGACTTCAATGGAATAAtccattttctggaaaaaaaaaaaaaaaattccacaccATATTGATTCCCTGGAAAGAACGTCAAACTGCAAAACACCAATTTTTGCAAGTTTTCCTTGTAAGTGACATTAAATAGTGACCAGACACAAGAAAACAAGACCATGCTCAAATGTAAAAGTAATTATGTACTGTCCCCAAGTACTTATAGCAGACGTTCAGAGCAAGGGAAAGTTGTAGGCAGAaccagagagacagagggagacaGATATACAAGTAGGTTTAGGGATAATACTGTTTTCCTTATTCTAATAAAGGTCCTTGTTCAGTATTGGAGATGCAACCCTTTTCGTGATCTCTCACCACATGAAAATATGGCTGAAGACAACACACTGGGCTATAGGGCTTAGACATTTTGACTCTGCTCAATATTCCACTTATATTTAAAATCCTGCATATTAATTTGTGCATTTTCAACTGCAGAAGTATATCAAAGATACTGTGACAGGGAAGGTTAAAAGGCTTGATAGAAAGGGAAAGAGGCAGCTCTTACAAGAGGAACAGCAACAGCCCTGGCTAAGTAGAGTAGCTGAGACAGGGTGGCTACAAATTAACAAGGGCTAGGTGAGCTGAATCAGGCTGCCATAGGGCCTCTTTAAAAACCTTCCgtagggaggcaggagagggagagttGAGAAGGAGCTGGAGTGAGACAAACAACTGATAAGGAGACCATAGGAGCCAAACAGAATAGTCAGGGcttggagggggtggaggagtgtaTTTGAAGACTCCCTTTTCCCAAGTGGCCAGACGAGGACTGCCTACTCAGCCCAGACTGACCCAGGGTACTGGCCCTATTACTCTGTTGTTTTGCTGCAGGACAGAAGGCCAAATGCCAAAACAAGGCGAGTGAGTCTTGTACTGTGGCCCCTAAACTGTGGGATAGTGGATGGGCGAGGGGCCCAGGAGTGGTTAAAAAGGTTAAAAATAACTTACCAGATTTAACAACAGTTTCTCCCCAATTCTGTGGGTTATCAAAGAACTCCTCCAGTCCTTTCTGTGACAAAGTAGTATGGAGAAACTTACAGTGATATAGGGGTTCTACTTTTGTAGTGTTCTTATGGAGCAGGTTTAAGGTTAATCTGCAacaaaggcaaagaaaaatatatatttgattaGGAAAAAAGGAGATCTAGTAAATATGAACTTTACTTTTGTTTCCACTCTCATAGACACCTTCTTATTCTGATAGAAAACTTATTACAATCTGCAGATTCTCAACACTAGAAGTAGCAGAGTCCACCAAAGAAACATTCAAAAGACATTGGTTCAATTCTTGGGTCTGTCAATTAAAGA is from Pelodiscus sinensis isolate JC-2024 chromosome 10, ASM4963464v1, whole genome shotgun sequence and encodes:
- the MRPL47 gene encoding large ribosomal subunit protein uL29m isoform X1, which gives rise to MVVLWSPSNEFAATVQLLPDLLQNPLSQLQQNPEFGLTLNLLHKNTTKVEPLYHCKFLHTTLSQKGLEEFFDNPQNWGETVVKSGDEWHAKHLRNKSNEDLHKLWYVLLKEKNMLLTLQQEAKRQHLPMPSPERLEKVEKSMGRINLVIQEREVALRLLQTGHEKPRPGEWRNDFLGRTYWYNYKEWPIPWYLNKKYNRKRFFYLPYVKHFIRLRIEKHLKKQARMKNLEKKKQLLLQKKFPHLAAQSQN
- the MRPL47 gene encoding large ribosomal subunit protein uL29m isoform X2, with amino-acid sequence MAAALCRRFSSLLRVSGALQAPPAACLSGLTLNLLHKNTTKVEPLYHCKFLHTTLSQKGLEEFFDNPQNWGETVVKSGDEWHAKHLRNKSNEDLHKLWYVLLKEKNMLLTLQQEAKRQHLPMPSPERLEKVEKSMGRINLVIQEREVALRLLQTGHEKPRPGEWRNDFLGRTYWYNYKEWPIPWYLNKKYNRKRFFYLPYVKHFIRLRIEKHLKKQARMKNLEKKKQLLLQKKFPHLAAQSQN